The uncultured Trichococcus sp. DNA segment TTCACGGAATCGATAAGGTAAATTCACAGAAAATTTATGTTTATCAGGTATAATCGGAAATAAGGCAACATCAAAAAGTGATAAGAGGTGAAGAAGTGGAATTGGAAAACACCACCCATCAAGGGATTGCATTGAACCGTAAAATCGTCCAGTTTTTGACGGTAGTGGGGACAGTCACGACACTTATCTTAGGCATCTGGATCTATCGGACAGGCTTCTTTGAAGCTGAAGGCAGTTTTAAAGCGTTGTTGGATGGAATGGGCATCTATGCCCCTCTCATTTTCTTGCTGATCCAAATCATCCAAGTCGTCTACCCCATCATTCCGGGCGGAGTAATGGTCGTAGTGGCGCCGCTTGTGTTCGGACCGCTTTGGGGATTCACATACAGCTTCATCGGCGTGTTGATCGGTTCGATCATCAATTTCATTTTGGCCCGAAAATACGGCAAGACATTCGTAAGAGCATTCGTTTCGGAAGAAACCTACAGAAAATATTATGGTTGGCTGATAAAAGGAAATCGTTTCGAATGGCTGATGGCCTCAGCCTTTGCTCTTCCCGGCTTCCCGGATGATTTTCTCTGCATGGTCGCCGGTCTGACAAAAATGTCCATGAAGCGTTTTCTGGTCATATTCCTCCTGTTCAAGCCGCTTACCCTTTACTTCTACGGTATCGGCGGGGCATCGCTTGTGACCTGGGTGTTCCTGAATATGCCGACACTCATCAAAGGGTGGCTGGCCATTCAACCGGTATTGCAGTGAAATCCAAAATAAAAACGATGAGCCTCGGTGGCGCATCGTTTTTTGCTTATTTTCTTCTGACTTTCATCAGGGCTTTGGCGATGAACGGTGCGATCAGCCCGGCTGCGACGGCTTCCCCGACTCCGTTGGTTGCGACGATGCCGGCCAATACCTTCAGCAGATTGGATGGATCGACATCATTGGCTGCGGCATATTCATTGCCATAGAAAAGGGCGATGAATCCCAATACAAGCACGGTGTTGGTCAAGGATCCCAAAACGGCAGCGATGACCATCCCGACTTTTTCCTGTTTGCGTTTCAGGAAAGCATGGAAAACAAGTCCTGCCACAAGCCCAACCATGACGCGGGGGACGACTGCAATGATCGGATTGGTCCAGAGCAGCAGGTCCAATGCGGAAGCCGGCAGTGTATAGGCTTTGACCATGCGCGCCAAGCCCCAGACAAGCCCGACAATCATGCCGTCCTTCGTGCTCAGGACGAAAGCAGACACGATGACCGTGATGTGGATGATCGTCGGATTCAATGGCGGAATCGGAATGTTGCCCAGGAAGGGAACAAATGTCTGGATGATGATGAATGCGGACAGAATGCCGAGAATGGCGATGCGGTACGTTTTATTTTTTTGTGTTTGCATTTCAGCTCAACCTCTTTTTATATATGCATTTCGGCAAGCGCCGATATATAGGTATTCTACCAAATAGTTCCGGAAAAAAATAGCGGCAGCGGAAGTCCTTTTCTTTTCAGCATACGGTATTATTTTATTTTAGGCGAAAAAAGGGTAAAATAGCAGTATAGAGCCAGAAAGGAAGCCGCCATGAAGAAAATTTTTATAGGGTTGATACGTGGTTACCAGAAAGTGATATCCCCGCTGTTCCCGCCGAGCTGCCGGTATTATCCGACCTGCTCGAACTATGCGGTCCAAGCCATCCAAAAACATGGCGCAATCAAGGGCAGCCTGATGGGAATCGCACGCATTCTCAGATGCCATCCTTTCGTCAAAGGCGGGTACGATCCGGTGCCTGAACAATTCAGCATCCGCCGCAACAAAGAAGAAGATGAACACAACCACCCGGAGCATGAACATTTCCATGAGCACTAAGATTTTTCGGATTTTCCCATTTCAACAATCAAAGGAGAGATTAAAATGGATGAATTAAAGAAGATTTTCTTAGCAGGTGTCGGCATGACTTCCACTTCGATCGAGAAAGCTGAAAAGCTGATCAATGAGATGGTCGAAAAAGGGCGCGTTACGGTCCAGGAAGGAAAAGAACTGCAGACGGAATTGACCCGCAAAGCCTCGGGCATCGTGCCGGCGACGAAAGCGGAGCTGGATAAGCTGCCGTTCGCCAAAAAAGAGGATGTGCAGGCGCTGGAAGCCAAAATGGATGCGATCAACGCCAAACTGGATCAATTGTTGAACAAATAAGCAATCGCAAAAGATGAAGGAGGGGTCAGGATGGCAAGAGACGAACGGTTGCGTGAAATAGTCCGGATCCTGTCCTCTTACGGGCTTCAATTCCTTTACCATAATCAAGTGAAGCCGAGCCGGAAAGATCAAGACCCGGAAAACCTTCGTCTTGCTTTCGAAAAACTGGGACCGAGCTTCATCAAAATCGGCCAGATCCTTTCCACCCGCATCGACATTCTCCCGCAGGCATTCGTCGAAGAACTGGCGCATCTGCAGGACAAAGCGCCGGAATTCCCGTTTGCGGAAGTCGAACGCATCTTTATGGAAGAAACCCAGTTGTCCTTGGGGGAAGCCTTCCTGTCCATCGACGAAAAACCGCTCGCCAGCGCGTCGATTGCCCAGGTACATCGGGCGGTTCTCCGGACCGGGGAGGAGGTGGTCGTGAAGGTGCAGCGACCGATCATCGATGACCTCTTGATCCGGGATTTGGATATCCTGATCCGCCTCAGCAGAAAAATCCCGCGCGAACTGGTTGAGGTAGTCGATCCCAAGGAAGCGTTGGAACAGGTGAAGGCGAACACCTTGGTAGAACTGGATTTCCGCAATGAAGCACAGCTCCTGCAGCGCTTCCGGGACTACAACACCAATATTGCCTGCATCGGCGTCCCGAAAATCTATTCCGGGCTTACGACACGCAGGGTGCTGGTGGAAGAGTATATCGAAGGCACCAAAATCACCAACCGTGAACAGTTGGCTTTGCTGGGCTATGATTTGGACGACATCAGCCGCAAATTGATGCTGGCCTATCTGAAACAAGTATTCCACGACGGCTTTTTCCACGGAGATCCCCATCCCGGCAATCTGATCATCAAAGAAGGCAAAATCTATTTCATCGATTTCGGCATCATGGGAGATCTGTCGGAGACCACAAAAAAATCGCTGAACGATATCCTTCAGGGATTGGCCTCGAAAGATTTGGACCGGATGGTGAAAGTCTGTCTGGAATTGGGGACGCCGAAAGGACGGGTCGACAAACGCAATCTGTACGCCGATGTCGAGATGCTGTTCGATATGTATCTTTCGAACAATATGCTGAACGTGAACTTGGGGACCTTCATCACCGATTTCATCAGAATGTTCAAACGGCATAATATTGCCATTCCGAGCGATCTGACGATCCTCGCGAAGTCTTTGTCGATACTGGAAGGCGTTTTTCTGGAAATTTCCCCTGAGTTGAACCTTATTTCGATCGCGAAGGACTATCTGAAGGAGAGTTTCACGCTTACGACGCTGATGCAGAAATTTTCTGCGGAAAAGCTGGCGTTGAGGGGGTATGCCTTCATCAAGGACAGCAGTGAGATCCCAAGCAGCCTGCTGGCTCTGCTGAAGCAGACGGCAAGCGGCAGGACCATGCTGCGGATCGATGTCGACCAGTTGGATGACAAGTGGAGGGACGTCAAAAAGATGTCCAATCGCGTCGTCATCTCTTTGATTGTTGCCGGGTTGCTGCTGTCATCAGCCATCATGTCAGGAACGCCGGGAGGGCAATTCCTGGGGCAAGCGGGCTTTGTGATCGCGGGCCTGTTCAGCATCTGGTTGCTGATTTCCATTTTCCGTTCGGGGAACCTGTAAGTGGAAAAGCTTGCGCTTCATTCCGGGTTGACGCCAAATTAAAATATATTAAAAATTGAAAAGAACCTCTTGAAAATCGATTGCCGCTGTTATATTATATATTGGTCAGCTTTTCAAGGAAAGCGAACGGAGGGATAGCGAAGTGGCTAAACGCGGCGGACTGTAAATCCGCTCCTTCGGGTTCGGCAGTTCGAATCTGCCTCCCTCCACCATTGGGCTATCGCCAAGCGGTAAGGCAACAGACTTTGACTCTGTCATTCGTTGGTTCGAATCCAGCTAGCCCAGTCATACGAGCTTATGAAGTTCATTGGAAACGAATGGTTTTTTCTAAAGAGGCGTTCCTGAAATCATTTTTGATGATTTTGGGGGCGTCTTTTTGCATTCTGAGGCGTGGATTCCTTCTTGCCCCGAGATAAAAGTTCATAATTTAGTAAAAAGTTTAAGCAAAAAAACATGATATGATGGATAAGGCGTATGTTCCAAAAAAATAGACAACTATCGAAGAGAAAGTAGGGGAAATACAATGGCTAAATGCACAGATTGCAATGTTGATTTGATTGAAGGCTTAGGTTTGTATTCGCAAGGGGTCTATCTTGTTGAGTTGGCGAAGGAAAAAACATTGAACGGACAGGGAAAAGCTGCTTTGGAAGCGGCTGTATGCCCACAATGCGGCAAAGTATCGTTCTACTTGCCCGAAGAACAATTGGCGAAACTGGTCGATTGATTTTTATCATCACGAAAAAAACGAGCCCGGGAATATTTCCTGGGCTCGTTTTGCTTTTCTTATTTAATGTTCGTTTGGGTCGTTTTTTGCATCTTCGTGGGTCGGGTGGACGGTTCCTGGCAAGTGGTCAGGACCTGCATAGATTGTATATAGCTTGAGTGGCT contains these protein-coding regions:
- a CDS encoding VTT domain-containing protein produces the protein MELENTTHQGIALNRKIVQFLTVVGTVTTLILGIWIYRTGFFEAEGSFKALLDGMGIYAPLIFLLIQIIQVVYPIIPGGVMVVVAPLVFGPLWGFTYSFIGVLIGSIINFILARKYGKTFVRAFVSEETYRKYYGWLIKGNRFEWLMASAFALPGFPDDFLCMVAGLTKMSMKRFLVIFLLFKPLTLYFYGIGGASLVTWVFLNMPTLIKGWLAIQPVLQ
- a CDS encoding ECF transporter S component; its protein translation is MQTQKNKTYRIAILGILSAFIIIQTFVPFLGNIPIPPLNPTIIHITVIVSAFVLSTKDGMIVGLVWGLARMVKAYTLPASALDLLLWTNPIIAVVPRVMVGLVAGLVFHAFLKRKQEKVGMVIAAVLGSLTNTVLVLGFIALFYGNEYAAANDVDPSNLLKVLAGIVATNGVGEAVAAGLIAPFIAKALMKVRRK
- the yidD gene encoding membrane protein insertion efficiency factor YidD, whose protein sequence is MKKIFIGLIRGYQKVISPLFPPSCRYYPTCSNYAVQAIQKHGAIKGSLMGIARILRCHPFVKGGYDPVPEQFSIRRNKEEDEHNHPEHEHFHEH
- a CDS encoding AarF/UbiB family protein, encoding MARDERLREIVRILSSYGLQFLYHNQVKPSRKDQDPENLRLAFEKLGPSFIKIGQILSTRIDILPQAFVEELAHLQDKAPEFPFAEVERIFMEETQLSLGEAFLSIDEKPLASASIAQVHRAVLRTGEEVVVKVQRPIIDDLLIRDLDILIRLSRKIPRELVEVVDPKEALEQVKANTLVELDFRNEAQLLQRFRDYNTNIACIGVPKIYSGLTTRRVLVEEYIEGTKITNREQLALLGYDLDDISRKLMLAYLKQVFHDGFFHGDPHPGNLIIKEGKIYFIDFGIMGDLSETTKKSLNDILQGLASKDLDRMVKVCLELGTPKGRVDKRNLYADVEMLFDMYLSNNMLNVNLGTFITDFIRMFKRHNIAIPSDLTILAKSLSILEGVFLEISPELNLISIAKDYLKESFTLTTLMQKFSAEKLALRGYAFIKDSSEIPSSLLALLKQTASGRTMLRIDVDQLDDKWRDVKKMSNRVVISLIVAGLLLSSAIMSGTPGGQFLGQAGFVIAGLFSIWLLISIFRSGNL